TCACCCGTGAGGGATTCAGAATGTGCGCCGAACTCGGTGCGGACGCGGTAAAGATCGGGATGGGGATCGGTTCGGGCTGCATCACACAGGAGGTGAAAGCGACCGGCAGGGGCCAGGCGACCGCGATTATGGAAATAGCGGAGGAACGGGACGCGATGGCCGCCTCGGGCCGCTATGTTCCCCTTATCGCCGACGGCGGCATTTCATCCACCGCCGATATCGTCATCGCCCTCGCCCTTGGGGCCGATACGGTGATGATGGGAAACTTTTTCGCCCGCTTCACCGAAAGCGGAGGAAAGCTTATCCGGGGCGGCAACGGAAAGACCATGAAGGAATACTGGATGGAGGGAAGCGGTAAAGCGGCCAATCACAGGAGGTACGGAACAAGCGCCGCGGTTTTTTTTGAAGAAGGGATTGCCGGACACCTCCCCCACGCGGGCTCGATATACACGAAGCTCCCCGGTTATATCGCCCGTATCACCTCGGCATTGAGTACGGCCGGTGCCGTCTCGATCCGGGAACTTCATGAAAAGGCGGTCCTCGAACGGATATCGGAGTCCGCCAAAACGGACAGCGGGGTGCACGACATGACCGCTGCGGCGAAGCTGTGCCCGGAATAACGATGCGGGCGCGATATATCGGGCGGGTCCTGCTGATGAATGCGGGGGCGGCGATGAGAGGCGACACCTCAGGCTATATGCGTTTTCCGGTTGCCTGGTAAGAAAATAAGCAAAATATTTTGAATTCCCCGTCATTTTATATTAATATTAATAGTATATATTGCATATATAAGTAAATATGATCAGGAACAAATTGACATTCGGAATATTCATGAACCTTATCGAAGGCAGATTCCAATCCGAAATCTGGATGGGGTTGAACAGTTTTTGCACAAAGAACAATATCGACCTCGTTATATTCAATGGAAAATTACTAAAACCGTTTTACAAATATGACAATCAAAGCAATATCATTTACGAATATGTCAACAACAAGATCGTCGACGGGCTTGTGATCCCTTCGTTATTGTTTTTATTCGGTAAAAACAGGCAGGGTGTCGTTCAGTTTATCAGAAAATTCAAGAATTTGCCTGTCGTCAGTCTCGGTTTGCCGATTAACGGTCTGCTTAATGTCATGATCGATCAGAAGGCGGGCATGCGCAGCCTGTGCGAACATATCATCATCCACCACTCGGCCAAAAATATTTTGTTCATCTCGGGGCAGGAAAGCCATCCCGACGCGGTAATACGGCTCAATGTGTTAAAGAAAGTTCTCAAAGAAAACAATATGAAAATGAATCCCGATCTGTTGGGGTTCGGAAATTTCACCAGCAGATCGGCGGAAAAAATCGTACAAAACGTTATCGACAAAAACATCAAATTCGACGCAATTATCGCCGCGAATGACGAAATGGCGATCGGGGCGTATACGACCCTGCAAAACAACAATATCAAGGTACCGAAGGACGTTATTGTAACGGGGTTTGACGATATCGATGACATGAAATATCTGGTGCCGCCGTTCACGACGGTAAGGCAGCCTTTGTTCGAGATGGGTGAAAAAGCGGGAGAATTACTCCTGAAAAAAATAAATAATGAAATCATCTCCGGCAATGCGGTGGAGAGAGCGGAACTTGTCATACGGGAATCATGCGGATGTCTTTTGTTTTCCTCCAAAATAAATATTAATAACAATATACGCATAAACAAAAACAAGGAAACAATCGAATGTTTTTTAAAGGAAAAAAATCGTATAGTTCCTTATATGAAAAGCGTCTTGATGTCCGGCGAAGAAATAAATATCGATTATGACGATCTTTTGAACAGCTTTTTCGATATGTTCGTCAAGGATATTTCTTCGGAAAGTAACGCGGATATACTCGTCAAATATATTAATGATGTATTTATCCACAATATCATTATCGGGTCCCAGAATGTCTACAACTGGAAACAGTCTCTGGAGATTATGAAGAATTTCATTTACAGAAATATCGATGCCGATTCCGGTGTGTCGTCCAGGATCGATGAAATATTTTATAAAATCGACATGATGTTGTTGAAATTCACGCAACGCGCCGAATCGTATAAAAATTTCGTCATCGACAGGAATATCTGGGAACTGAGTCTGATTTTAAGGAGCATTCGAACGGCTTCCAGATATTCGGAATTGAGAAATGCCGTTTACAATAATTTGAAGATTCTGGGTATAAAAACAGTATATATCTTTTTGTATGAAAAATTTTTCGAGAATTACCGGCAGCCTGACTTCAAAATTCCAAAAAAAGCCCAGTTATTTGTAAAATACGAACAGGTCAAGGAAGATCATGTCGAAAAAGGTTTTATAAAAACGAATGAACTGCTTCCGCATGAAATATTTTCCGCGCGTGAGAAAAAGACCCTGCTTGTTTTCCCATTATGTTCGGAAATCGTACATTTCGGCTATGTTGTGTATGAAATGAGTAATGTGGAAAACTTTATATACGAGTCCCTGACCGAACAGATTTCTTCAACCCTCTATAATATTTATCAACTTGACATGAGAAGACAGGCCGAGGACCAGTTGAGGGATGCGCTGGTGGAACTAAAGGCACTGAACAAGGAACTGCATAATCTGTCGGTAAGGGATGAGTTGACGGGCCTCTACAACAGACGCGGCCTTCTTTTAATTGGAGAAGAGCGGTTCAACAATACTAAATCCAACGAACGCTTTGCCATTTTATACGGCGATCTGGACGATCTTAAAGTCATCAATGACAGCTTCGGTCATACCGAAGGGGATTTCGCAATAAAAACCATCTCCGATATTCTGCGGAATACATTAAAATCCGCCGACATAGAAGGCAGACTGGGCGGGGATGAGTTTGTCGTGATTATCGACAATATCTCCGATGAAAATGATGTGGGTATCATCATCGAAAAGATACAAAAGAATATCGAAGCGTTTAATAAAGCCTCAAAAAAACCGTACAACCTCTCGATCACTTTCGGATATTCCATCTTTGACAAGAACAAATATATTGCATTTTCGCAGATGCTGAAAGAAGCCGATAAACGGTTGTATTCATTCAAAAAAAAGAAAAAGCCGGATTTCACGATTATCAAGACTAAAAAGAAATAAGGACTATAACTCATAAAGTTTCAGGTATTCATGGATTTCCTTGAGTTGTTTGTCGAGTTTTTTCGTGATGAAGCGTCCGATATGGTTGCGGACGGGCGGGAAAAACATGAGGAGGCCGATAAAATCGGTGATAAAACCGGGGGTGATAAGGAGAATGCCGCCGGTAAGAATCCCCGCAAGGTTGATGAACTCCTGTGCCGGGTATTCCCCTTTCCTGATTTTTTCCTTCAGCGACGTGAGGATCGTATTGACCTGTACCAGGGCGATCAGCACCCCGAAAAGGCCGGTGGACGCGGCAAGGGCAAGGAGGAGATACTGACCGAAAAAATCACTCATGTATATAATCAAAAAGATCTCCGACAGGGGAAGCAGCGTATAGAGGAGTGAAAGGAGGAGGAGTCTGATGACAAATCCCTTGTCGAATAGTTTGAGAATAACACCGATATCGAACATAGTGACTGGCAATCATAGCATGTCTTTTTAAAATCGACAAGATGTATCTGTTTTTCTTCGCGGGGAAGCCGCAAGAATTCTCTTGCAGGCATCGCTTTTATGTCCTATTATGTTCTCCTGTTATGGACGGTAACAAAAGACTATGATCAGACTGCTTCTCATCGACGACGATCCCCGCCTTCATGAAACCCTCGGCATGGTGCTTTCGGACGAATACACGATCATTTCCGCGTATACCGGGGAAGAGGGTATTGAAAAAGCATTAATCGCGCAGCCGGATGTGGTGCTTCTCGACGTCAATCTGCCCGATACCGACGGTATCTCGGTCCTCGCTGCGATATGCTCGACGATCACCCATCCGCCCGTCGTCATGCTGACCGTATCCGAAGACATAAAAACGGCCGTTAAAGCAATAAAAACGGGTGCATTCGATTATATCAACAAACCCTACGAACTCGATGAACTCAAAGACGTTCTCGCGCGGGCGATCCGCCACAGGTTTTATTGCAGGGAAGCCCCGTCATCGGTCTATAAAAACCGGATCATCGGGGTAAGTCCCGCGATACAAAGCATCAGGACGGCTGTCGAAAAATACGCACAAACCGATTCGGCGGTCCTGGTGTGCGGTGAAAGCGGTACGGGGAAGGAACTGGTCGCGGAACAGCTGCACCGGCTTTCATACCGCCGTACCGGTCCGTATGTGAAGGTCAACTGCTCGGCACTGCCGGATTCCCTCGTCGAGTCCGAGTTGTTCGGTTCGGAAAAAGGGGCGTTTACCGACGCGGTAAAGAAAATCGGTCTTTTCCAGCAGGCTGAGGGGGGTACCATTCTCCTTGATGAAATCGGGGAGATGTCCCCCTTTATCCAGACGAAACTGCTTCGCGCAATAGAGAACAAGGAGATCATGCGTATCGGCGGCAGGGAGACCATCAAGCTCGATATAAGGATTGTCGCGGCAACCAACAGGGACCTCAAACAGGCGATCGCGGAAAAAACATTCAGGGAGGATCTATTTTACCGGCTTCATGTCCTGACGGTGACAATCCCGCCGCTCAGGGACCGGAAAGAGGATATTCCGGTACTGGCATCTCATTTTACGGGTATTCTTTCATCCGGAGAAGCCGTGATTTCCGATTCCGCCATGGACAAACTTACGAACCACTCATGGCCGGGTAACGTCCGTGAATTGAAAAACGTCCTTGAACGGGCGCTCGTTCTTTCCGAAGGAACGACCATAACCCCGGGGACGATCGTTTTCCCTTGATTATACCGATGTAAAAAACGGACAGGCGGTGAGAACCGGCAGCCATTACGCGACACATAAGGACTGTTCCGTATAATTACACAATAACAGCGAAGACCGACAGAATCTCAATCGGCTTCCGATTCGACATTTTTTCCCTCCGATACGAGTTCGACAACCGCGACCGGCGAACCGGGCGGCCCCTGGACCGCCTTGAAGCGGACGTACCGGAAGTCGGATTTCCTGTACCAGTAATCTCCGTGCCAGAAATTACCGGCAAATCCGGAAGGCCGTATCCTGACGTGAATCGTCTCCGCAGGGACGCCATTGATCTCGATCGTCTCGACATCCATCCGTTTTGCCTCAAACTCATAGATCGAAAGATCGTTCGAATTGATCGTCCAGAACCGGTCTTCGGCCTTTTCCGACCGCACAAACGCTTCCAGACTAAAATGAATACACTGGTACCACGGATAATCGTTAACCGTGTATTTCTTTGCCGTCTTTTTCCCTTTGAACGTCCCATTCAGAGAGATTCCGTTACCCGTTCGTTCGGCGGCAATATCGGTTTTTTTCCCCCGGTGTTCCCATCTGAGTTGTTCAAAATCACGGTTCACATACCAGGAATTGGCCGATGACGTTATCGTAAACCCTCCGGTTGTTTGTTCGATGCGATATTCCCAGTATTCCGTCTCCCCTTTCTTTGTCATCCTGTATTCGAGTACCTCGTTCGCGGAGGCTGGAAACGAAAGGCAAACGAAGAGGAAGAGGAATACCGTCATATACGGTTTCATGCGATGTGTTCTCCTTCCCGGCCCGATAAGTATGGACTGAAACGACACCTCCCGCGGGGAAGCCGGCGCCTCAAACCGCACGAGTTCATGCAACCTCATCGCACAGGAACTCATGCTGCCTTAAATTCAAATGCGATATATCATTCACCATGCCGTTCCCTGTATTCCGTCGGAGATATTCCCGTACTCTGCTTGAAGATTTTATTGAAATAGGAGGTATCCCTGTAGCCGACCTTGCAGCTGATATCGATAATTCTGAGATCGGATTTTTCAAGCAGCCGTTTTGCCTCTTCGATGCGTATTGTATTGATCAATTGCTTGAACGATTGATGATATTTTTCTTTTATAAGATTGTAAATACGAAACGAAGGTATTCCCAGGACTCTCTGCATTTTCGTCGTAGAAATATCGGGACAACAATAATACTCTTCGATATACGTGCCGATACGTTCCGCTTCGACATCCCGGTCCATCTTGAACCGCGGATTTTTATGACGAACAAGGGGATCATTTGATTTTCGTTTTACATATAAACCGGTAATTAACAATGCGGCATAATAAATAACGAGACCGCCCGTCACCATATATCCATAGACGCCCATTTCCCTGCAGAAAGCGATTTCTTCGAATATAAACGATTTTATTTCACCATCCTCCGATTCACCGCTGCCGCTTTTAAAAAATATCCGAAACGCGGAAACTTTGTTGAATATCGCCACGCCTGTGGAATGTTCAGAAAGACTGGTGCCGGCATCGTTTGGTTCTTCTGCGGAAAATGCCGCCATTCGTATTGTGTAAACCGGCTGTAACGGCGTTATATCGACTGTCGCGGCATAATTCCCGATTGTTTCCTTGTTTTTTTGATCTGCTTCGGAAAAATCAGTTTCGGCTGTCCGGATGACAAGCCGCAGGCGTTGTCGATGGGTCGCTTTTCCGATTTTCAGACGAACATAGTCGTATCCTGAAATATCGACAAAGGGATGTTTCACGTCAAACCGGAAGGCAATCCCGGTCGACTCTCCGAGCCGTTCGTTTGTCCCGGGCGCAAATGCTGCAAGCAGCTTTTCCGAATCGTATGCGAACTCCTCAATCAAAGGCCCGCCGGCCTCGCTTGGGGATTTCGTTATCTCGATATACCGTTTATCCGACGCCAGTATCGAAGGAAAGACATACCACGGCCTGTCAAAAAAGTGCAGAACGACCGGTGCGAGCAGAGTGAGTGGAATTATCAGGAGAAAGAAAATGATAACCCTATACATACGTTTCACGCGTTGTATTCTTTCCGTACCGGGATTGACAGCGACCGTTTTCTTTTTTTAGCAGAATTCGTGTTTTTTCGACAAGTACCCGTACACGCCACACTGTCAACTATATTACGGCGGCGGGCTTTTGTAAAGAACCGGCCGGCGTGCCGGCCGGTCGTTTCCTCATATCATATTACAGACGCGCCTTTATATGCAATACAGCCGGATAAGACACTCTCGTACAAATTTTCCTTTACACGACCGCTTTATTCGTGGTATAAATAACAAACACCATTAAATAACAGTGATAAAGACAAACGAAGGTCCATGTTAAAGGGAGTAAAAAAATGAAACGACTTTTTTCTCACCGCTTACTCATTACGTGCATTCTTTTTCTCGCCCCCGCGGCCCTCTTCTCCCAAACATTGGGAGATGTGAACGGCAATGGGAATATCGATATCGTCGATGCCCTTCTTGTTGCCCAGTATTACGTCGGTCTCGATCCGGCCAACTTTAATCCCGATGTCGCCGACACGAACTGCAATGGAAACATCGATATCGTGGATTCACTGCTCGTCGCACAATACTATGTCGGCCTTATTACCGAATTCGAAGGGTGTACTGGCGGTACGACACCGGTGCCGACGACTCCCCCAGGCGGGTCCGGCGGCTCGGTCATTATATTTGAGGACGGCAATCTGGAGACGGCGATCCGTGAAAGGATCGGTATCCCGGCGGGAGATATCACGCAGGAAGATGTCGAGGGGATCAGTCAGTTGAATTTGTCGAACTTTTCCATCTCGGATATTTCGGGACTCGA
This genomic window from Spirochaetales bacterium contains:
- a CDS encoding GGDEF domain-containing protein, which encodes MNLIEGRFQSEIWMGLNSFCTKNNIDLVIFNGKLLKPFYKYDNQSNIIYEYVNNKIVDGLVIPSLLFLFGKNRQGVVQFIRKFKNLPVVSLGLPINGLLNVMIDQKAGMRSLCEHIIIHHSAKNILFISGQESHPDAVIRLNVLKKVLKENNMKMNPDLLGFGNFTSRSAEKIVQNVIDKNIKFDAIIAANDEMAIGAYTTLQNNNIKVPKDVIVTGFDDIDDMKYLVPPFTTVRQPLFEMGEKAGELLLKKINNEIISGNAVERAELVIRESCGCLLFSSKININNNIRINKNKETIECFLKEKNRIVPYMKSVLMSGEEINIDYDDLLNSFFDMFVKDISSESNADILVKYINDVFIHNIIIGSQNVYNWKQSLEIMKNFIYRNIDADSGVSSRIDEIFYKIDMMLLKFTQRAESYKNFVIDRNIWELSLILRSIRTASRYSELRNAVYNNLKILGIKTVYIFLYEKFFENYRQPDFKIPKKAQLFVKYEQVKEDHVEKGFIKTNELLPHEIFSAREKKTLLVFPLCSEIVHFGYVVYEMSNVENFIYESLTEQISSTLYNIYQLDMRRQAEDQLRDALVELKALNKELHNLSVRDELTGLYNRRGLLLIGEERFNNTKSNERFAILYGDLDDLKVINDSFGHTEGDFAIKTISDILRNTLKSADIEGRLGGDEFVVIIDNISDENDVGIIIEKIQKNIEAFNKASKKPYNLSITFGYSIFDKNKYIAFSQMLKEADKRLYSFKKKKKPDFTIIKTKKK
- a CDS encoding FxsA family protein gives rise to the protein MFDIGVILKLFDKGFVIRLLLLSLLYTLLPLSEIFLIIYMSDFFGQYLLLALAASTGLFGVLIALVQVNTILTSLKEKIRKGEYPAQEFINLAGILTGGILLITPGFITDFIGLLMFFPPVRNHIGRFITKKLDKQLKEIHEYLKLYEL
- a CDS encoding sigma-54-dependent Fis family transcriptional regulator, translating into MIRLLLIDDDPRLHETLGMVLSDEYTIISAYTGEEGIEKALIAQPDVVLLDVNLPDTDGISVLAAICSTITHPPVVMLTVSEDIKTAVKAIKTGAFDYINKPYELDELKDVLARAIRHRFYCREAPSSVYKNRIIGVSPAIQSIRTAVEKYAQTDSAVLVCGESGTGKELVAEQLHRLSYRRTGPYVKVNCSALPDSLVESELFGSEKGAFTDAVKKIGLFQQAEGGTILLDEIGEMSPFIQTKLLRAIENKEIMRIGGRETIKLDIRIVAATNRDLKQAIAEKTFREDLFYRLHVLTVTIPPLRDRKEDIPVLASHFTGILSSGEAVISDSAMDKLTNHSWPGNVRELKNVLERALVLSEGTTITPGTIVFP
- a CDS encoding helix-turn-helix transcriptional regulator, producing the protein MKRMYRVIIFFLLIIPLTLLAPVVLHFFDRPWYVFPSILASDKRYIEITKSPSEAGGPLIEEFAYDSEKLLAAFAPGTNERLGESTGIAFRFDVKHPFVDISGYDYVRLKIGKATHRQRLRLVIRTAETDFSEADQKNKETIGNYAATVDITPLQPVYTIRMAAFSAEEPNDAGTSLSEHSTGVAIFNKVSAFRIFFKSGSGESEDGEIKSFIFEEIAFCREMGVYGYMVTGGLVIYYAALLITGLYVKRKSNDPLVRHKNPRFKMDRDVEAERIGTYIEEYYCCPDISTTKMQRVLGIPSFRIYNLIKEKYHQSFKQLINTIRIEEAKRLLEKSDLRIIDISCKVGYRDTSYFNKIFKQSTGISPTEYRERHGE